The Phyllopteryx taeniolatus isolate TA_2022b chromosome 14, UOR_Ptae_1.2, whole genome shotgun sequence genome has a window encoding:
- the LOC133488776 gene encoding collagen alpha-4(IV) chain-like, with the protein MRSSRAALTWCALRWILVLLVTAKQLNAGNVEGPCDGRDCSVCRCLPAKGARGSPGKSGKQGPRGPMGPWGSEGQAGEKGRLGAQGSPGPEGLKGARGKTGAPGFPGHEGSLGHPGAGGEPGLPGVDGCEGARGKPGVPGIPGLDGLHGAPGFPGPKGLKGEPLYTDSLPGLPGDPGRPGDRGLPGPVGDPGPKGYIGAPGPPGNQVSRGIKGIRGPPGDPGRPQPGTKGDDGEQGPPGPEGPEEVIEFPPDFLPPKGYKGDRGPPGPCGPKGKQGGQGDSFSQGMKGEEGFLGFPGPRGFSGSPGSSGPLGPEGLPGDRGLPGLIGTIGPKGYHGDPGLPGPLQYLKGSTLRGEQGEKGYPGNPGLPGDPGVMGMHGLPGPKGLPFPDYLSVPGPSGPPGPKGFKGEPGRYNDLINPLPGPKGRKGLGGIKGVTGLPGPPGCGDYICEPGYPGDSGDRGPPGPHGNKGFKGYKGCEGECKCRFVRGPPGQRGFPGAPGLPGTPGIEGDPGLKGEEGPTGPRGVKGYVGLKGVKGQKGDDIISTVKGPKGNQGDTGHPGSTGQLGKPGLDGPPGLAGDPGPPGASYIGRPGPKGDPGMFGSKGLPGIPGPPGPVFQGPQGTAGPKGDQGYPGAQGILGRKGPPGDTELCCHDNVTGSSGLKGEPGSPGIPGEPGRDGLLGAPGLPGPKGMNGDDGGIEVIGSPGPQGLNGDRGDRGMTGNSLDGSQGTPGLPGPPGRKGCPGDVLNALPGPPGQPGQPGDRGRKGIPGSPGSQGLPGIQGQPGRPGPKGEQGFNGDHGAPGLPGLPCILCELRGPPGPPGPPGNPGPRVPGIPGPRGPRGDPGPSGHGHVGVPGLLGLPGIPGPAGQRGPAGSPGDPGNDGWLGQKGELGFPGRDGDRSLPGPPGPSGPRGKQGERGFIGQPGGTGEPGYPGIKGICGPKGLPGEARLVSLTKGAQGTPGRRGHSGRPGPIGAKGQSGGPGDPGPEGFPGSPGIKGDAGVPGRPGIPGDSGDPGLKGFPGPRGYLGNDGALGDPGSRGHPGIPGVTGFPGAKGDPGDSFGQPGSPGPKGIKGEKGFSAPIGDPGDPGDLGPRGYSGMPGQPGTPGEPGIHGGLGFPGPIGPPGRPGVPGVQGDSGYVGPLGPPGPTGPSGLPGPPGLSGLDGLRGPKGMKGACGVTFPGLPGPDGYPGNKGSSGLLGPQGPSFPGPKGLMGPPGDSGPPGSQGEPGYPGRECDKPLPGPVGDAGSEGATGPQGPPGQQGEPGSLFFHKGDPGPNGLPGPPGRKGDKGYQGNQGASSYPGIPGPKGERGPPGSRGFQGAKGLRGDPGPLGRKGVTGQPGDIGAKGAHGDCISEPPRRAPDGPPGPPGYAGPNGFPGAMGPPGRNGSKGPKGPFGSWGLPGPPGPPGIDGSIGEQGDFGQPGFIGPQGSPGGHGDPGVPGYTRTSSSGFLLVLHSQSVQVPNCPDGSSQLWVGYSLAYLEGQEKAHTQDLGQAGSCLPMFSTMPFSYCNKAACHYSARNDKSYWLSTTAAIPMMPLIGHEIRSHISRCVVCETLFPAVALHSQDPSIPPCPSGWRSLWTGFSFLLQTGAGDEGGGQSLTSPGSCLKDFRTHPIIECQGARGACHYFANLYSFWLTAVRPIDQFVKPRPSTIKAADEQRRKASLCQVCLRQ; encoded by the exons GGATCGCCAGGTAAATCAGGCAAGCAAGGACCTCGGGGTCCAATGGGACCATGGGGCAGTGAAGGCCAGGCTGGAGAGAAAGGCAGGTTGGGAGCACAGGGATCACCAGGCCCAGAAGGGCTCAAAGGAGCCCGG GGCAAAACTGGAGCACCAGGTTTTCCTGGTCACGAGGGCTCATTG GGTCACCCTGGAGCGGGTGGTGAGCCTGGTTTGCCTGGAGTGGACGGCTGTGAGGGGGCTCGGGGTAAACCTGGGGTCCCGGGTATTCCTGGCCTGGATGGTCTGCATGGGGCACCT GGATTTCCTGGACCAAAAGGGCTTAAGGGAGAACCCTTGTATACTGATTCCCTTCCTGGACTTCCT GGAGATCCCGGTCGACCTGGAGATCGTGGTCTTCCT GGCCCAGTAGGAGACCCTGGACCTAAAGGCTACATTGGGGCTCCAGGCCCACCTGGAAATCAA GTCTCGAGAGGGATTAAAGGTATCCGAGGACCACCA GGGGACCCTGGAAGACCACAGCCAGGCACAAAAGGAGACGAC GGTGAACAAGGTCCGCCCGGTCCAGAAGGACCAGAAGAAGTCATTGAGTTTCCCCCAGATTTCCTCCCACCCAAAGGTTACAAG GGAGACAGGGGTCCTCCTGGACCATGTGGACCAAAGGGCAAACAA GGTGGGCAAGGAGACTCCTTCAGTCAAGGAATGAAAGGAGAGGAAGGATTTCTTGGTTTCCCTGGACCTCGG gGTTTTTCGGGGTCACCTGGCAGTTCAGGACCTTTAGGACCTGAG GGTTTACCAGGGGATAGGGGGCTTCCAGGTCTCATTGGAACAATTGGACCAAAG GGCTATCATGGAGATCCAGGTCTCCCTGGTCCCTTGCAGTATTTGAAAGGGTCTACTCTCAGAG GAGAACAGGGTGAAAAAGGCTATCCTGGGAATCCTGGATTACCAGGTGACCCTGGAGTAATGGGTATGCATGGACTTCCTGGCCCGAAAGGACTACCATTTCCAG ATTATCTGAGTGTGCCTGGTCCTAGCGGACCTCCAGGTCCCAAAGGCTTTAAGGGAGAGCCAGGGAGGTACAATGACTTAATCAATCCACTCCCAGGACCAAAAGGAAGAAAAGGACTCGGTGGGATTAAAGGTGTCACTGGACTTCCTGGTCCTCCAG GGTGCGGCG ACTATATATGTGAGCCTGGTTATCCAGGTGACTCTGGTGATAGAGGACCCCCAGGACCTCATGGAAACAAAGGCTTCAAAGGATATAAAG GTTGTGAAGGAGAATGTAAATGTCGGTTTGTTCGAGGACCGCCTGGTCAGCGTGGTTTTCCAGGAGCTCCAGGATTACCGGGAACTCCAGGGATTGAGGGAGACCCAGGACTGAAAGGAGAAGAGGGTCCCACAGGGCCACGT GGGGTTAAAGGATATGTGGGTTTAAAAGGAGTAAAGGGACAAAAGGGGGATGATATTATTTCAACAGTTAAAG GTCCAAAGGGAAACCAAGGAGACACTGGACATCCTGGTTCCACTGGACAACTTGGTAAACCAGGACTAGATGGTCCTCCTGGGCTGGCAGGAGACCCTGGACCACCT GGGGCCTCATATATAGGTAGACCTGGTCCCAAAGGAGACCCAGGTATGTTTGGTTCTAAAGGTCTTCCAGGGATTCCGGGGCCCCCAGGTCCTGTTTTCCAAGGCCCCCAGGGTACAGCAGGACCGAAAGGAGACCAAGGGTATCCAGGCGCTCAAGGAATTCTTGGGCGAAAGGGCCCTCCAG GTGACACTGAACTCTGTTGCCATGACAATGTGACTGGATCATCGGGTCTTAAGGGAGAACCTGGTTCACCAG GGATTCCAGGTGAACCTGGAAGAGATGGCCTCCTAGGAGCCCCAGGACTTCCAGGACCTAAAGGCATGAACGGAGACGATGGTGGAATTGAAGTGATCGGATCTCCAG GGCCACAAGGTTTAAATGGAGATCGAGGTGACCGTGGTATGACTGGAAATAGCCTTGATGGTTCTCAAGGCACTCCCGGACTACCAGGACCACCAGGGAGGAAAGGTTGCCCTGGAGATGTGCTCAATGCTTTGCCAGGTCCTCCTGGTCAACCTGGCCAACCTGGAGATAGAGGGAGAAAGGGAATTCCTGGCAGTCCAGGAAGCCAAGGGTTGCCAG GTATACAAGGCCAACCTGGACGGCCAGGTCCAAAAGGAGAACAAGGATTTAATGGGGACCATGGAGCTCCAGGACTTCCAGGTCTACCATGTATATTATGTGAGTTAAGAGGACCTCCTGGACCCCCAGGTCCTCCAGGAAACCCTGGACCGAGAGTACCAG GGATTCCTGGTCCAAGGGGCCCAAGGGGAGATCCAGGCCCATCTGGTCATGGCCATGTGGGTGTACCGGGTCTCCTTGGTCTTCCTGGTATACCAGGCCCAGCAGGACAAAGAGGCCCTGCTGGATCTCCGGGAGATCCCGGGAATGATGGTTGGCTAGGACAGAAAG GTGAGTTGGGGTTCCCTGGCAGGGATGGGGACAGAAGCTTACCAGGGCCTCCCGGACCTTCAGGACCCAGAGGCAAGCAGGGGGAAAGAGGCTTTATTGGTCAACCAGGTGGCACAGGAGAACCAGGATATCCTGGTATTAAAG GAATATGTGGCCCCAAAGGATTACCTGGAGAAGCAAGACTTGTGAGTTTAACAAAGGGAGCACAAGGAACCCCTGGCAGAAGAGGACATTCAGGCCGACCAGGACCAATAG gTGCAAAGGGCCAAAGCGGAGGGCCAGGTGATCCAGGACCGGAGGGGTTCCCTGGTTCACCAGGAATTAAAGGTGATGCTGGTGTACCAGGGAGACCTGGGATACCTGGAGATTCTGGGGACCCTGGATTGAAAGGTTTTCCTGGACCAAGGGGATACCTTGGGAATGATGGAGCTCTG GGAGATCCAGGATCAAGGGGGCATCCAGGAATTCCAGGGGTTACAGGATTTCCAGGTGCCAAAG GTGACCCAGGAGACTCTTTTGGACAACCCGGTAGCCCAGGGCCGAAAGGAATTAAAGGGGAAAAGGGATTCAGTG CACCAATTGGGGATCCCGGGGATCCAGGCGATCTAGGTCCAAGGGGATACTCGGGAATGCCTGGACAGCCTGGCACTCCTGGTGAACCAGGAATACACGGTGGATTAG GTTTTCCTGGGCCTATTGGCCCTCCGGGTCGTCCAGGTGTTCCAGGTGTTCAAGGTGATAGTGGGTATGTGGGGCCCCTTGGTCCACCAGGCCCAACTGGACCTTCAG GACTCCCTGGGCCTCCTGGTCTTTCTGGACTGGATGGTCTTCGAGGACCAAAAGGGATGAAAGGAGCTTGCG GAGTAACTTTTCCTGGCCTCCCAGGACCGGATGGCTATCCTGGAAACAAAGGTTCCAGTGGACTGCTGGGCCCTCAAGGACCCTCTTTTCCAGGGCCGAAAGGCCTTATGGGTCCACCAGGTGACTCAG GTCCTCCCGGTTCTCAAGGTGAACCTGGTTACCCTGGGAGAGAATGTGACAAACCTTTGCCCGGACCTGTTGGAGATGCAGGATCTGAAGGGGCTACTGGGCCCCAAG GTCCTCCTGGGCAGCAAGGTGAACCAGGcagcctttttttccacaaaggaGATCCAGGGCCAAATGGCCTACCTGGGCCTCCAGGCCGAAAGGGAGATAAGGGCTATCAAGGAAATCAAGGAGCTTCATCATATCCAGGAATTCCAGGACCCAAAG GTGAGAGAGGCCCTCCTGGCTCCAGAGGTTTTCAAGGAGCTAAAGGACTAAGAGGTGATCCTGGACCCTTGGGGAGGAAAGGAGTAACTGGCCAACCTGGAGACATTG GTGCCAAGGGTGCCCATGGTGATTGTATTTCTGAACCCCCAAGGAGAGCTCCAGATGGCCCTCCAGGACCACCTGGATACGCAGGACCCAATGGGTTCCCAGGCGCGATGGGTCCACCTGGGCGTAATGGATCTAAAG GACCAAAAGGTCCATTTGGTTCTTGGGGCCTCCCTGGACCCCCAGGACCTCCTGGTATTGATGGTTCTATAGGTGAACAAGGAGATTTTGGTCAGCCAGGATTCATAGGGCCTCAAG GCAGCCCAGGTGGACATGGTGACCCAGGCGTGCCAGGTTATACGAGAACATCAAGCTCAGGCTTCCTGTTGGTTCTTCACAGCCAATCAGTTCAAGTGCCGAATTGCCCTGATGGCAGCAGTCAGCTTTGGGTGGGCTATAGTCTGGCCTACTTGGAGGGACAGGAGAAGGCTCACACACAAGACCTTG GTCAAGCTGGCTCTTGCTTGCCCATGTTTTCCACCATGCCGTTCTCCTACTGCAACAAAGCTGCCTGTCACTACTCGGCTCGGAACGACAAATCCTACTGGCTCTCCACAACGGCAGCCATACCCATGATGCCGCTCATTGGCCACGAGATCAGATCGCACATCAGCCGCTGTGTGGTTTGCGAGACGCTTTTTCCCGCTGTGGCCTTACACAGTCAGGATCCATCAATTCCCCCGTGCCCATCTGGCTGGAGGAGCCTGTGGACGGGCTTCTCCTTCCTCCTT caaacagGGGCAGGTGACGAGGGCGGCGGTCAGTCTCTGACGTCCCCCGGCAGTTGCCTTAAGGATTTCCGAACTCACCCGATCATTGAGTGTCAGGGTGCGCGAGGGGCGTGTCACTACTTCGCCAACCTCTACAGCTTCTGGCTGACCGCAGTACGCCCCATAGATCAGTTTGTCAAGCCGAGGCCCAGTACCATCAAAGCTGCCGATGAGCAACGACGCAAAGCCAGTCTGTGCCAAGTCTGCCTCAGACAGTAG